The DNA region GTGGTCGGACGGTGCGGCATCGTGATCGTGGGCGAGGGTGAACCGCGCCGCCTCAAGCCGCTCATGGCGCAGGAGAAGAAGAAGGTCGCCCGGGTCGTGGGCGACACCCCGATCTACGAACTGATCGTGGGCGATGAGCAGGACGCCACCCCGGAACAGGTGCCGCTGCGCAAGCTCAATCGCCGCCTCACCCGCTACCCGATGAACATCAGTCGGGCCAAGGTCGACGCGCTCGATACGCGGCTCCGCGCGCTGAGCACCAAGACCGGCGTGCAGAATCAGATGCCCAAGGGCCCGATGCCCCAGGGTGCGAAGGTCCGCAACATCCAGCGCAGCGCCCGCCGCCGCGGCTGACCCGGCCCGCCGGCTCGTCAGCGGGTGCGGATGAGCGTGGTGCCGGTGGCGCGGTCGTGCATGCCACGGCCGTCCTCGTCCTGGATGAGCGGGGGTAGCAGGAAGAAGATGAACACCACCCGCACGAGCGCGCGGACGAAGCCCACGCGCTCGTCGGCATCGATCCGCGCCGTGCCGATGCCCACCACTGCCTGCCCCGGGGTCTGTGCGAACAGCCACACGCAGACCACGCCGCTCACGCCCCAGATCAGCGGCACGGCCCAGCTCGAGACAGTGGAGAACGAGTCACCTCCGAGGACGCCCGGGCCGGCCAGCATCACGATGATCGCGACCAGGCCGTACGCCAGGGACCAATCCACCACGAGGGCGCCGATCCGGAGGCCCAGCGGGGCGATCGACCCCTCCCCGTGGCGGGGGAGCCCGAGGTTCTCTCCCTTGAACTTCTGCTCCGGCCCACTGCCGGAGGTGGGTCCGGACAGCCAAGATCCCGCAACGTCACGCATGCTGACCAGGGTAGCCGGGCGACCTGCCGATCCCCATGTCGGCGATACCCCGCCGCGGATGACTAAACTGACCCCATTGGGAGGGACCCCACCCGGTCGATGGTGTTACACCAGCGAAACATTCGGTTGACGGCCGGGCAACACCTCGCCCATATCGTGAGGTCACCGCACGACGGGAGACACCGGTCGCCCGTCGCACAGAGAGACGAGGAGCGAATCGTGGCATTCTCCACTCCGGACGAGGTCATCAAGTTCATCAAGGACGAGGGCGTCGAGTACGTCGACATCCGGTTCACCGACCTGCCGGGCAACGAGCAGCACTTCACGATCGCCGCAGCGGCGTTCGACGAGGACCTGATCGAAGACGGTCTGGCCTTCGACGGCTCCTCCATCCGGGGTTTCCAGTCGATCCACGAGTCCGACATGATGCTCCTGCCGGATGTCGCCACGGCCCGCCTCGACCCGTTCCGCAAGGCCAAGACGCTCAACATCAGCTGCTTCGTCCACGATCCCTTCACCCGTGAGGCCTACAGCCGCGACCCGCGCAACGTCGCCCGCAAGGCCGAGGAGTACCTGGTCTCCACCGGCATCGCCGACACCTGCTTCTTCGGCGCCGAGGCCGAGTTCTTCATCTTCGATTCGGTCCGCTACGGCTCGGGCACCAACCACGGCTTCTACGAGGTCGACTCGACCGCCGGCCACTGGAACAGCGGCGCCGAGACCGAGGCCGACGGCTCCCCCAACCTCGG from Dietzia sp. B32 includes:
- a CDS encoding RDD family protein, producing the protein MRDVAGSWLSGPTSGSGPEQKFKGENLGLPRHGEGSIAPLGLRIGALVVDWSLAYGLVAIIVMLAGPGVLGGDSFSTVSSWAVPLIWGVSGVVCVWLFAQTPGQAVVGIGTARIDADERVGFVRALVRVVFIFFLLPPLIQDEDGRGMHDRATGTTLIRTR